The genomic region AGTTAGCTTTGACTTGTATCAAAATCGGTATTATAATTGACGTTGGTATTTGATTGATTTGTTATCATTATCCAACCATATCTTCTCAATTTGCCATCTTCTTATTTTATCAATACTTGTCAGATGTTCAACGATGCTTCTTGTATGTAATCGTTTGATTTTATGTGATCTCCACATAGCTGATTGTATTGCCAAGTGTGAAGAGTATGTGTCAATATAATCAATGGCATTAATAACATATATGCTGATCCTATACTTCACATCATTGTTGTCTTGAGGATATTGAAGATGACCAGCAATGGTATTATTAAGTTTAATCGAGATGTATCTATGGTTTTCATCAGACTTCTCCCTACTCAAACCGTCAATTCTTTTATAATTTTGTCTCTTAAAGAGACTTCACAGAATTGGCTTGTAGGTTGTAAGTGTGAGGATATCACAACTTCATTGTTGCAAGAGATTTGGTAAAGATGTTAGCATGTTGCTCTTGAGTGGAATAATAAATTTTGCCATTGGATATGTTTGCGGATATAGTAGCACTGAAATTCAATGTGTCTAGTGTGCTCTTGAGAAATAAATTTTTGAACAAGCTTCAACACATTTTGATTGTTACAAAACAAAGTTGTAGGATATGTCTTAGGAACACCCATGCTTGTCAAAAAGCAACGTAATCATAGCGCCTCACAAACAACTCCCTCCTTTGGCAAGATATTTTGCCTATATGGAATACTCAGCAATGGTGGTTTGCTTTTTGTTTTGGTCCCCTATCATATCAGATGAGATCTCAAAAATAAAACAAAGCCTAAAGTAGACCTCTTGTCATCCATAGAACCTGCATAGTCCAAAACTGTTCATTCTGCTGGTTTGGTAAGCCATACTCCATTGTACCACAAATGCATCTCAAAAACATGCTTTGTTGCTTTCCAATGTGAAACGTTTAGGTTTCTGCATAAACCTCAAAAGATAATTGACACCAAAGCTGATATCTGGCCTTGTGTAGGTTAGGTAAGTGAGGCTCTCAATCAATTGAGAATAAAGAGTTCCATTTATATGAGGTGATGGATATGATGGAAAGGTTGCAATCCTATGGGTGCTGCCATGGGCTTGCAATCATCCATCCCGAATTTCTTGATTAATGATGGCATATTTCATTTGATATACAACAAtctgtttttttctttttccatgCTTCAAGTCCAAGACAATTATGTAAGAGCTCAGGGTCTATAATGTCGAATGATTGTTTGAGATTAGTCTTTGTTGTTGCAATCATCTATAGAGAATTCCTCATGATGCCTAGATCATTGACATAAACAATTAAAATCATGATCTCCTCACTCCTTGAGGTAGAGATTGGGATTATATGAATTCCTTGTAAATCCATGTTTAAGGAGATGTTCATCGGTCTTGATATACTAGGTTTGGAGAGCTTGGTTCAGACCATAGAGGGATTTCACAAGTTTGTGCACTTTTTGCTGCTATCCAGGTGTCGTATAACCCTTAGGTTGAGTCATGTAGGCTTCTTCTTTGAATCTCCATTATGAAAGGCACTTTTGACATTCATTTGATGAACTTGTGAACCAAATTGCATTGCCATTGCCAAAACCATTTGGATAGTCATGATATTTGTTGTGGGGGAAATTTTTTTGTCATAGTCAATGCCTTTGTTTTGAACATAAATCGTAGTCACAAGCTGTTTGTTGATGCTACTGTCTGCCTTGTATTTGATCTTGAAGACTCATTTGAAACCAATAGCTTTCCTTGATGGAAGATCAACAAGTTTCCATACGTTGCTCCTAAACAATGCCTGATATTCAGAATCCATGGCATCTTTCAAGGTGGTGACTCAAGAGCTTGCTTCATAGTTTTTGGTTTGGAACTCTAAATAAGTGTGAACATTTGATCCAATTTAACTTCCTCATGGGACTTGTTGAAGTCTTTGACCTGGTTACAAACTTTTCTGCAACTGCATCTACTTTGGCATCCTTCATTTTGGTGTAGTACCGGTTAGAAATCTTTTTGTGCACAAGAGATGAGGTTTGAGATGGTGAAAGAGGTGGAAATTGATCCATTTGAAACAAATCATCTATTTGTGCTTTTGCATCAAGTTCCTCATCATCAGGTTCAATAATTCTCAGGGTTCGGGAAGTGATAGGTGATGGTGAGGAAGAGGTTTTTCATCTTTTATCCTCATCAAAAACAACATCCATGTTGTTGTATACTTTCTTTGTAATTGAATCCATAAGCTGATATTTATTTGACTTTGGATAGCACCCAAGAAAAATACATTTCAATGACTTTTTGTCCAACTTTGTCTTTTGCACCTATGGAATGTGCATGAAGGTTGTACACCCAAACACTTTGAGACTTGAAATTAAGGGCTTCTTCCTAGTCCATGCTTCTTCAAGAGTGATGTTCTCAAGCGCTTTGGTGGGTGCCTGATTCAATAACACAATTGTATGAACCGTTTTAGCCCAAAATGCAAAGCTAAATCTACATCCTTTAATGTATGTTGCACTATTTTCACTATAGTATTATTACAAGTCTTTGaaacaccattttgttgagccATATAGACAATGGTTAACTATGTTTTGATCCCATGTTTTTGTAGGTAGTGTGAAAACTCCTAACTGGTGGATTCCTCAGTTCAATATAAGTGAATGGTCTTGAGGGAGTGACTAGAAGACCGTTTTGCAAGGGAATGAAATGCTTTGAATTTTTCGAAAGATTGATCTTTGTCAGTTAAGAAACAGACCCactttttttttgtaataatcatccacaaaaagtGGAAAATAGTGGGTATGCTTATGAATAGATGTCATAGGTCCATACAAATTTGTGTGCATCAAGTCCAAGGGACTAGAGCCTTGTGTTTTTGTGGCAGGAGAAGGAGCCCAATGTTGCATCTTGGCAAGACAATTGGAGCAAAGGAATTTTGTTTTCTTCATGGGGGGAAGTCCTCGCACCATACTTGTTACTCAATCCAAGAAGGTAGCCCAAATTGAGAtgaaatcttctatgccatagagGAGTGGATTAATTGGTTTTAATGTTAAGGGCCGTGTCTTAATGTGTGACATCACCAATTGAAACATTTTGTCAACCCCAAAGGCATGAGCAACAACTTCACCATTGCAAGTCTCGTCTCAAATGGGACAAAGTTTCTCATCATTATGACAATCAAATTCAACATTCAAATTGTGCTCTAGTAATTGAATTATTGAGAGGAGGTTCTTTTTGAGCCCTAGAACATAGAGAACCTTTGTAAGTTGACACTTGTGAGTCTTGATTGGTAACGGAATATCTCCAATTCCCTATACTTTATGATCTATCATCACCAAGGGAAACTTGTCCATATGAATTTGATGGGGTGAGTTTGCAGAATCACTCGTCTCCTATCATATGTCTAGCTGCCCTAGAATTAACATACTGTATAGGACGGTCATAAGTAGAAGTATGAGTCTTTACAACATTCAAGACATCTTTTTCATTAAAATTACCTTTGGAAGCAACATGCTTGTTGTGCTTTGTTTGTTAATGGGATCTTCTTCTTATCCCCTTGAGAATCTTTGGTGTCTTTTGCTGGCTAGATCCACTATCTGCAAAGGAGTTGTGCCAACACTCCTAGAAATTGTGCCTCTTGTTACCACAATGAGGCACTTTTTTTTTCTATGTAGGGGTATTCTCTTGTTTGAATTTGGATGAACTTGATGGACCGCTATAAGAAAGTTGGTTTCCATTCTACCAAGATGCGAGGGCTTGATTGTTTGGAAATTTTGAGGTCTCACCATGAATTGCCTCTTCTTTTTGAAGCAAATTCATCAATTCCTCCAAAGATATCACTGCAAGCATTAGGGGAAGATGTTTGAAATGAAGCAAATTGACAAACTTCGGAAGGACTGAAATAATGTCATCCCAAAGGCAGTTCATGGAAAGAGGGATTTAGAGTTCCCACAAACTTGTAATGTCCTGTActtgattaacataattaatctatttcaatatactaaaattgattgagagactaatcatgaagctagtcattgatattcttcaatttattagttattaacaagtgcttatttatctttctcattagatgattaatttcattattcatagttcttaatatagatatcaaaccttgctactacttcagttttaagggaaaagggtttatgtatgttaccaaagcgcttagagaccaaatacaataggtttcctcaaagtttacagatccaagcccttacctatattgggtctataccctcaaggcttatgggtcgctgattcccaccctatcttgggacttaacctattgcttggatttagactgcctcTCTTTGGAACATCtaattcccatcttcttaaatactgataaTAGCAACAAGAATGAATAGTATATACATCTtctctttaatgtttatttaagaGTTCTTTCAGATTTTACAATTCTAATATTGTTATTTGTTTGATCAAACATTATATATACAGCCTTAAAAGAAATCCTTAAAAATATAGAATTTGTCCAATTTAATAAAGCCTTTTGTTGCCACTTTGTTTGTTACACCAAGTAAACCAAATTCCGCTGTTCATAGCTCAAGTATTTTAAAGGGGATAAAAGATACCAAGTATCCTTTCTCATTTTGGATCAAAACAAAAGCTCCTTAATCTTCCAACCAAATTTAAGCCCCCTGCTTCTGCTGTCACTTTTTTCTACCATATTGAAGTCTTCCCCCACTATCAAAGGATCACATTAGAGAATCACTTTCATAGATCAACCCTTTCTTAATAATTATTAAAAGTATATAGAGAGCACAACCCAAATTGAAAGGCATTCACGGACAGAATCACCTAGACCACCCTATTCTATGGAGAACTGTAGTTAACTACACAATTCACCCAATTAGTGGATGAGAATAATCACTGACCCATCTCTACCTTGACCATAAGTGTAAAAGAAGCAAGAGCTAGGCCAGATAAACTTTAAGGCGTACACCAAAGAGAATCCAATATCTTTATCTTGAAGCATTAAGCAATCAAAGCCCTTCCTAGAGTTTAAAAACTTTCTAATTATTGCCTTATTGTCAACAGCCTCAAGACCTACAATTCCAGCTAATGCATTTCAAAGTAAGTAGGACGGGGGTATAGTTTAGAACATTTTTGTAACCTTTCGAAACATTGGGAAGGGTTTTCATTGTTACCCTTCTTCAAGGATTTGACATAGAGACCAAATGCTAATTGTGCtttcttttcttgatatatttTGTGAACCAACCTATTCAACAATTGAACTCTGTGTGGGATGAGAAGTAATAAAAAAGCGTAGGTGACAAAGCACTATTTATTGGCATTCTAGGGGTCTGCTCAGTAGTATTAATTTTTGATCTTTTGGACCCACCCTTTGACCCAAAATGAGATCCGGTTAACGAACCAATGTGGCCTTCACCCTCAAGGGAGTTAAGGAGAGGATGGGGGCTTGAGGGGGAACAGTCTCAGGGCAATCCACATAGTTCAATACATTTCCAAGAACATTATAGCTGTAATCAACAAATACCTCTCCTTCACCACCTAGAAGATCAAGAACAAAATTAGAAGAAGCCTAAATAACCTGATACTCCACGTAAGACACTCCTTATGAAGAGTAACAGTACCATGAATGGGAAATTATGGAATTTCTTTGGAACTTTCGGCACCAACATGACCTGCAAAACAATAGAAAAGTGGCCTTGTGACAAAAATCTGTAAATGGCCTTTTTTCTTGAAAAAGCTCATTGTTCCTTGCCTTACATAACCACAAGAAGCCATATCCTATTATAAAACTTATTCAACCTCTTATCAAAACAAATTACAATGTATCCTAAATACGGCTGGTTTTCTGCTCACTAGTGTCAGTAACGGATGGTGACATCCAGTGACAATTATTGATTTCTGTCATTGGATTGAGTACATGCAAGCATCTATTATTATTGCACGTAGGCAAAATATGCTTCCCTCCCTCAAAGGGAATAGCATGGTGTTCACACGCAGTCATAATTAGCTTCCTTTTAAGAGAATAGCGTGGTGTTCTCATAAATAGAAGCAGCTGATAATTGTTGACAGATACAAAACATATAGCATTCATTGGTCACTCTACAGCATATCCTCCATAATATTCTCATCTGGGGTGGATATCAAGTTGTTTATTTGCCAAACGACGAAACTACTTTGGAAGAAAACTAATCTCTAGTGAAAGATAAAGAAGAATGATGGTCAAAATTGTAGCCAAACattttatgtaaaatataaaattaaaaaggtTACAGCCACAAATAAGAGATAGGTGTATTAGCATAAACCTATAAAACCTAAGTCTCaaatttgttattatttatatATGATAAAAAATTGTGAGCCTTGTACAAACGTTAGAAAACACACAGGTAACCTGCCTGGGCCACAAGCTAAGCTATCGACTAAATGCaactacaaaatatttcattagtaaTTTCATATTCACATGTAATTTTATTAGAAACTAGTATGGTGAAATCTAAAATTTTACAATTAGATTTCTAATTTTCGGTTGATGTAATTCATCACTTTGACCTTGCACTCTTAGCTTCTTCTAGCCTCTCACTATTTGGAAGTGTAACTAGTGCTTTATATGTCACCCTTATCTCTCACTTCTTACCAATGAGCAATTAACTTAATTACAACCGACTCATGTATTTCTGTTAAGTGGTTAAAGGTTTCCATGACCAATTTTTAATTTTTGTGGGATTTGACCTGTGTAATTTAGACATCCTAATGGatagtcaatttttaatttttgttggaATTGGCCCATGTGATTTATAATTATCTCAACAAGTAGTTATTTTTTTCAGATTTGACCTCTATAATTTATAGTCATCATATGATAACGTTAATGAATGGTCATTTTTTACCTCTATGGATTCTaattaaaaatgaaaacaaaataattTGCTCAAAAATTTAATGAACTTCTTACGAGTTTTAAATGATAATTTATCATGTTATCCTCTCTTGAAAATGACCCTTAGTGCAGATAATATTCAACTAGTTGTCAACTTGGATGCATCCAATATGCAAGGGTTGCACATGGAGTGCATAAATGGAGAAATTTGAATGTAAAATTTTGTTTGGAACTTAAGCATACATTGAGATTGATTGGATATTGAATACTAACATATTGATAATGTTAAGTCATAAATCCAAGGCTGTGCACTGCTTGCACATAATGTAGAATAAATGTGGAGTTTTAAtaaattatattgttttccttaaCTCGAGCTTCCTATAGAGAATGAAATGTttccatatttttattttttttggttgtcttgtGGATTTCATTGGTTTCTAATTATTTTCTGATAGCCTGGGTATCCCTTTCAAGTGAAAAATGCATATTAATGTAACCGGAAAGGATAACTTCAGTTTAGTTCCCATCTATTTATTACTTTTGACACCTTTACATAACAGTTCAGGGTGAATCTTCAGGCATTGATTCAAAAATTTAAAGAGCAAACGAACAAGAGAGGTTTCACAAGTAAACCATTCATTCTTATGCTATTGGGAAGAACGAGGAATGATTTATGAAATGGCAGAAGCTAAATCATAGAAACAGCAACGATATCGTGTGAAacatgacaaaaaaaaattccCCGAAGTATCATAATATCTACAAACTGGAATTATTTAGTTTTAAAGCTTTAAAAATGCATAATTTTGGTTAGTCTTGATAAATGGTATATTTCACTTACCTTGTATAACACTTCCTTGAATTTGTTTGAATCCTCTTTCCCATACTCATGTACCCGTTCATTAGTTTTCTTCATAATCTCTTGATTTGGTTACTGCAGGAAATAAAGCAGATGATTGCCGACGTTGATAAAGATGGGAGTGGGGCAATCGACTTCGATGAATTTGTATACATGATGACAGCAAAAATGGGAGAACGAGATACAAGAGAAGAATTGACAAGGGCATTCCGAGAAATAGATCAGGACAAGAGTGTAAGAGCATGAAATGCTTAGCTTGTCAGCATTACTTTTCTTCTTATCTACGCATGTTAATACAACTAGCTTCTATGTGAACGTTTCTTAGGGAAAGATCTCTCCCGCGGACATTCAGCGAATGAGCAGAGAGGTGGGTGAGAGCTTCACAGATCAGGAGATATATGAAATGATTAACGAGGCAGACCATAATGGTAAGATCTTTATTAGCAGTTAGTGAGCATTTTGCTGCCAAATAGTAGGTTTTCATGCCAATTTGGTCTGAAGGGCCTTAAAAGttgaaatcatcatcatctttgatttGGGAGCCTGCATTTATTTTCATAGGTGGATCTGTTGATATTCAGATATTTTTTTAGTTATATCGtttcttagattttagtatttacAAAGGTTTCGATGACTATATGATCTCCATTGCTTTGGGGATCTGTATTTCCCTGTGTTTCACGAACATGTAAACTCTCTGCAGCTGATGGTGAAGTTGATCTGGAAGAGTTcttcatgatgatgaagagagcCAATCTTTTCTAGTTCCTGTGCTTCTGGAGATGTTCTTTCTGTTCAGTTGACTGTATAAAAATAGAAACACGGCGTGTTGGCCTGGTTATTTTAGAAACATAATGAATCTAATTTGATTATTTCTAGGATACAGGCACCTTTAATTGGAAGGGGATATCAAGTTTCAATGAAAAGTGCCCATATTTTAGTGTTTGGTTTTGTATGTTATCCGTTTTCTATTTCATCTATGAATAGGCCATTAAATTCTAGTTTTGTAATTGTATAATGTATGTtacaaaacatttaaataaaaaattgaaagaaaagatATAGCTTGAAAATGGAGATGCAGTCTGGGCTCAAGTCAATTACATCATACTATCGAAGTTAGAAAACATCACattttagaagaagtgttattaatTGTTTTATAATATGGTGGGTCGAACAAAATTAATATTCATTTATTTtctattataaataattattttgaacAAATTTGATAGGAAGAAGCAGATGAGGGTTCTAATTTTGTTTATTtggctttatttttatttttaggtaaaaaacttttgcatttctttataattaattttttgggttgtatttttatgtttatttttttacaTCCTTATATTTAATCACTTTAAAGCTTTGAGTAGTAGTCTTATTGATAGACTAATTTTTGTCTTAGTGATGGTAaaagaaaacaataaattaaaCTATTTAACCAAATCTAGTGTTAAATAGAAAACACCAAAATGCTTAGTCATAGTAATAATTTGTTCTTCTTTGTGTTGTGTAACATGTTCATATGAAAATATTAGGTATATAGAGAGTGCATGAGATATAGGGCTTGTATTTCTGTTGAAAAGTGTGGGTATTAGGTTATTAAGATTGACAATTTTTGAGGTTTTTAATGCTTAGTGATAGTAATAAGTAGGGTTATAAGAAAGTAGAAAATAGGATTGAACTAAGGGCTTTATCCGCATCGAAGGACATAATAAAAGGGTTATCATTAGTAATGTTTCTAACGCTCTCTTCTAATGATGAAGCTTTGGTGAGTAAAGAGCCCAATCAAGGTCTAGTTAACACAATTTACATTCCTCAATGTCAAAACAAACCTGTTATTACTATTAGAGGAATCCCAAATTCCCAACCACAAATTAAATCAGTGATTGTTGTCAAAGGCATTAAAGAACCACCTAGACCTCCTAATTACAATTTGAACTATGTAAAATAACTCACTCAAAGTAGTATATTTAATCATGTGTTGCAACAACCTCATTATCACACAGTGGCTCACACATATAAAACTTGTACCAATAATCAAGATGCAAATGTTATGCTTCAACatgttggtaaggagtatgatcttgttaAGCAACTTCATTCTACTCTGGCTAAGATCTTCCTTTGGGGTTTGACTCAAACTTCACTTACATGCTGTAGGATGCTCCAAAAAGCCTTACAAAAGGTAGTTACAGAGATATTTACATGGCTAGTTAGAAATCTAATCAGTCTAATTAGCCCAATTCTATCATGTCCAATTTTCCAAAAATAACACTTTCTAAAAATAGTTAGTCCTCATTAACCAAAAAATTGTAATTTGTCTATGATGGGATACATTGGGAGGAATCATTTATTTATTATGTATATTATTTGGGCGTAAATTACATCCTTAACAAATATTAAGTTTAATATTATTCTATTAGTGCCAACACAAGAGGGGTATTGGATTCCTCTGGGGTCAATTAGAGTTAATTTTGCATTTACTAGAGCATCTTCAAGAAAGAGGAAAACTACTAGGTTTGATCGAGAGTTACCAAGTGGGACCCAATTCTTAGTTCAAGATGGTTTTCCCTCCCAAATCATGGTGTGGGGTTTTTGGGTTCTTAATTTGGGCATGCAACATATGAAATCCAAAAATGATTCTTTTTATCTCATTCTAACTTATTTCATTTTATCTCATAGAGCATTTGCTTGTGGAACCTTAAATGGCTAATTAACCATTAGAATCAAAGGCTAGTGGACAAGATGTTCATGGTTTCCATGTGACTTGAGAATGGGAGGCCTTGGGTTGTAGCGAGCAATCTATTCTAGAGGTTGCCTTTGTGTTGAAGAAGTTGCAGTTTGGTGGATTTTAGATTTGTATGTTCGTAGTGTGCGATTTAAAGTGTATTTGAGTGTTAGGCGTGAAATTTTGTATTGTTATTGGTTTggttgtattttctattttttcatgtGTGTTTTCTATGAATAACCTCTTGTGGATGTTATAATCATTTATATATCAATTTGGAGGGTTTTAACAATAAGTTAGCCCATAATAATGAGTCTCACTTTTTGACCAAATCAGGATAATGAAATCAACCTTTTCACTTATCTTTACTTTTGAACACTTATAGAAGCTGAACGATTAAGACTTTGAAGTTGATGCAGATTAGTGAAATGTGATATTTTGTGTAGATTATATGTATGCAGGTATGTATGTTTAAAAATGAATTGTGAATCTTTTTGGGTCAGTGCAAGATCATGGAGGtccaaactaggcccttaagtagcaatgaaaattaaaaaaaaaacagagTTAGACAACTTCACATAAAAATTTAAATAGGTtattaaaataatttgaaaaatatgtaagaatagaatttgtagCAAATTAAACGAATTTTCTAAGTTACTAGTTTTCTAAAAAAAAGTAAatctatttggtgaaaatttgaaattttgatgtaGTAGTacattttttaggaaaaaataaaAACCAAGTGTATGTCTGACTAACCCAAGTGGGTCCCATGGACAAATAACCCCCCCAACACAACCTTGTGCACCGATGCATTGGCATTGACCCCTCCACCATAACTTGGAAGCAATGTTGAGCAACCCCTCCATTGATAGCTTTGACTCTTAAATAAACATACCATATGTAGAATATACTGTAATGACATCATGAACAattttttgtctagggatgttgttcaacaCCCTAGCATTCCATGATAAGACAATCATTTTTGAGAATCAGAGAAATGAGAATTAATAGTCTTTATTGACGCTGAATCCACTAATGCCTCtctcataaatttaattttatcGTAGTCTTTCTTTCATCACACCTTGGAAGGCTTTTCTAGACCACCCTTTTATAGTCTATTTTGTTGCAGTCTTATAATAGGAGGGGTTCAATTGCCTTTTCCTAATTCTAGAGCCCCAATATTTTGTAGAGGATAAAGAACAACCAAGGTTGAACTTTGTTAATTCCTTTTTCGTATTTGGCTCCAAATCGTAAGAAACCCCTTGAACCCGATTTGTATCTATCTACACGAAGTAGGTGGTTCTATTTACAACTTGTTTTGGCTAACATCTTCTTTAGATACCACCCTGTCCATCCCCATTATCCATATTCAGAAAGTATCTCTTTTTGAGTCACCTCCTATTGTTGAAAGTCTTCTAAGGCATCAAACCTATTATATATTCCATTGA from Cryptomeria japonica chromosome 3, Sugi_1.0, whole genome shotgun sequence harbors:
- the LOC131029237 gene encoding caltractin, producing the protein MSSFRSVGGVSGREKRKGRKHGLNEQKRQEIKEAFELFDTDGSGTIDAKELKIAMRALGFEMTDEEIKQMIADVDKDGSGAIDFDEFVYMMTAKMGERDTREELTRAFREIDQDKSGKISPADIQRMSREVGESFTDQEIYEMINEADHNADGEVDLEEFFMMMKRANLF